From Candidatus Eisenbacteria bacterium, a single genomic window includes:
- a CDS encoding GlsB/YeaQ/YmgE family stress response membrane protein, translating into MNILWTIIIGFVVGLIAKMLMPGRDPGGFIITTLLGIAGAFIAGYLGRALNLYGPDQPAGFIASVIGAILLLVLYRVVRRPRLA; encoded by the coding sequence ATGAACATTCTATGGACGATCATCATCGGTTTCGTCGTTGGTCTGATCGCGAAGATGCTCATGCCAGGACGCGACCCGGGTGGGTTCATCATCACCACGCTTCTGGGTATCGCTGGAGCATTCATCGCGGGCTATCTCGGCCGCGCACTGAATCTGTACGGGCCAGACCAGCCGGCGGGGTTCATCGCCTCAGTGATTGGCGCGATCCTGCTGCTGGTGCTGTACCGAGTCGTCCGGAG